A window of the Thermodesulfovibrionales bacterium genome harbors these coding sequences:
- a CDS encoding Smr/MutS family protein gives MKSTDRNEAAEGQGPVEIPIDGVLDLHTFNPREVKDLLPHYLNECRRRGILEVRVVHGKGGGTLRKTVHTILGRLSEVSSFRLAQEDAGGWGATIVILNREKQL, from the coding sequence ATGAAATCGACCGACAGGAACGAAGCGGCAGAAGGGCAAGGACCCGTCGAAATCCCCATAGACGGGGTGCTCGACCTCCATACCTTCAATCCTCGCGAGGTGAAGGACCTGCTGCCGCACTACCTGAACGAATGCAGGCGACGGGGAATCCTCGAAGTCAGAGTCGTCCACGGCAAGGGTGGGGGGACCCTCCGAAAAACCGTGCATACGATCCTCGGCAGACTTTCCGAAGTGTCCTCTTTCAGGCTCGCTCAGGAGGATGCCGGAGGGTGGGGCGCTACTATCGTAATCCTGAATCGGGAAAAGCAGCTGTGA
- a CDS encoding ABC transporter permease: MIEANAVYVLVAREFKKFIREKSRLISTLARPLIWLFLVGGGMSRLVSPGMGVMGVSYMQFIFPGILGMTILFSSIFSSISIIWDKEFGLMKEILVAPVSRLSIVIGKALSGTIVSVIQAIIILGLFPFLGLRLGIFSIIETILVSTLLSFCIASLGIVIATFYESFESFSVIMNFVVMPMFFLSGAMYPVKMLPDILKVLTRLNPFTYGIDALKHTVFGGMGIFDFPLLVDVGVMVFLSVIFVLIAGVLFERKK, translated from the coding sequence TTGATAGAGGCTAACGCAGTATACGTGCTCGTCGCTAGGGAATTCAAGAAATTCATCAGGGAGAAGTCCCGCCTCATCTCGACCCTCGCGAGGCCCCTCATCTGGCTCTTCCTCGTCGGCGGGGGCATGTCGAGGCTCGTGTCTCCCGGCATGGGAGTCATGGGGGTATCCTACATGCAGTTCATATTCCCGGGCATCCTCGGTATGACGATACTCTTCAGCTCGATCTTTTCTTCGATCTCGATCATCTGGGACAAGGAATTCGGACTCATGAAGGAGATCCTCGTCGCACCGGTCTCGCGGCTCTCGATCGTCATCGGAAAAGCCCTGAGCGGGACGATCGTATCGGTGATCCAGGCTATCATCATACTCGGGCTTTTTCCCTTTCTCGGTTTACGGCTCGGCATCTTCTCCATCATCGAGACGATCCTTGTAAGCACCCTGCTTTCATTCTGCATCGCATCACTCGGCATCGTCATAGCGACGTTCTATGAGAGTTTCGAGAGCTTCAGCGTCATCATGAACTTCGTGGTGATGCCGATGTTTTTCCTCTCGGGTGCGATGTATCCTGTGAAGATGCTCCCCGATATCCTGAAAGTCCTGACGCGGCTGAACCCTTTTACCTACGGGATCGATGCGTTGAAACACACGGTATTCGGGGGGATGGGGATATTTGACTTCCCCCTCCTCGTCGATGTCGGGGTGATGGTGTTCCTCTCCGTCATCTTTGTCCTTATCGCGGGAGTGCTCTTCGAGAGGAAGAAATAG